A region from the Deinococcus sp. KNUC1210 genome encodes:
- a CDS encoding tetratricopeptide repeat protein → MTDLPTSRDVHALNVAGRFQEALYLLDRLPDTGVLLWLRGVALHNLGRWDEAHRALDQARPLLSGDNLGRMLNDQAVYYDQAQRYTRALETYLQAKEAARNDSVMIVATTYNLGWHYLKRLNFGVAEVHLRRALQLGENGPVSERMEARIGVSTLDRANGQLLAARRRAISATEAAAGHRQASLAYRCLAHAYRHLGDLKEARRVQLRAVALAVADADLRTEQLILGVIDSQLGRDVDLEPLKAGAYPLDVTRALLHQAGHAHAAGQDALAHRLLSAAVAQDEPFALWDEAPHLPRLYQWALAQHPALTYREHHVFRPEIRVTALGRPGLTVAGREIVDLSVPPLTLLTYLIVNGQTGLKTLIEDLYGDVAPERARSRTAQAVRTVNRWLADPDAMSWEGGLLRLSSTWQWSADVQDALNRRVVPRNRVFLPGVRSEWVSRIQRQLDDLFE, encoded by the coding sequence GTGACCGACCTGCCGACTTCTCGGGACGTACATGCCCTGAATGTCGCAGGTCGGTTTCAGGAAGCGCTCTACCTGCTCGACCGGCTGCCCGACACCGGGGTGCTGCTCTGGCTGCGCGGCGTGGCGCTGCACAATCTGGGGCGGTGGGATGAAGCCCACCGCGCTCTGGATCAGGCACGACCTCTTCTGAGTGGTGACAACCTTGGGCGCATGCTGAACGACCAGGCCGTGTACTACGACCAGGCCCAGCGCTATACGCGTGCCCTGGAGACTTATTTGCAGGCGAAAGAGGCCGCCCGTAACGATTCGGTCATGATAGTGGCAACGACCTACAACCTGGGATGGCATTATCTGAAACGGCTGAATTTCGGCGTGGCTGAAGTGCACCTGCGCAGGGCGCTGCAACTAGGTGAGAATGGCCCTGTGTCGGAGCGGATGGAAGCCCGGATTGGCGTGAGTACCCTGGACCGCGCCAACGGCCAGTTACTTGCTGCTCGGCGCCGGGCCATCAGCGCCACAGAGGCGGCGGCCGGTCACCGACAGGCCAGCCTAGCCTATCGCTGCCTGGCGCATGCCTACCGGCACCTGGGCGACCTGAAAGAAGCGCGCAGGGTCCAGTTGCGGGCGGTGGCACTGGCGGTCGCAGACGCTGACCTCCGGACTGAACAGCTGATTCTTGGCGTCATCGACTCGCAACTGGGTCGGGACGTTGACCTGGAACCATTGAAGGCAGGGGCCTATCCGCTCGACGTGACTCGGGCGCTGCTCCACCAGGCTGGCCACGCCCACGCTGCAGGACAGGACGCGCTGGCCCACCGGCTGCTGTCTGCGGCTGTCGCCCAGGACGAGCCCTTTGCCCTGTGGGATGAAGCGCCCCATCTACCCAGGCTGTACCAGTGGGCTCTCGCGCAGCACCCGGCCCTCACATACCGCGAACACCACGTCTTTCGGCCGGAAATCCGTGTGACAGCCCTGGGCCGTCCTGGTCTGACTGTCGCTGGCCGCGAGATTGTCGATCTGTCTGTGCCGCCCCTGACGCTGCTCACCTACCTGATTGTGAATGGACAGACCGGGCTCAAAACGCTGATCGAGGATCTGTACGGAGACGTCGCCCCAGAGCGGGCCAGGAGCCGAACAGCCCAGGCCGTCAGGACGGTCAACAGGTGGCTGGCTGACCCGGACGCCATGAGCTGGGAGGGTGGCCTGCTGCGCCTCTCCAGCACTTGGCAATGGAGTGCCGATGTGCAGGACGCCCTGAACCGGCGCGTGGTGCCCCGGAACCGGGTGTTCTTGCCGGGCGTCCGTTCGGAGTGGGTGAGCCGCATTCAGCGGCAACTGGATGACCTGTTTGAATGA
- a CDS encoding CsgG/HfaB family protein: MKDFGNETVPRGALALLLLGFVRSAHAARLAGSLARFTPPVLPRGEAMKRPLLHLLTALLFPAIGVGLAQTNAPAAPTTAPAVTQASIAIGTFACKTSSCTYELGSATADTLATILVETGRFALYERENMGQLTEENFLSNNGASQNFSGADVLIFGSITQLDADNTANNTCFLIFCTGSKESKVGADLRIVDAHTRRVIAATHVEGSSNSNATSLNIYGFSMGNAKSSGVQTAMADMLKQASNALIQRIPASYYH, from the coding sequence ATGAAGGACTTCGGCAACGAAACGGTACCGCGCGGTGCTCTCGCCCTTCTTCTCCTGGGGTTTGTCCGATCCGCCCACGCGGCACGATTGGCAGGCTCACTTGCCCGATTCACACCGCCCGTTCTCCCCAGAGGTGAAGCTATGAAACGACCGCTGCTGCATCTGCTGACGGCCTTGCTCTTTCCAGCGATCGGTGTCGGGCTGGCCCAGACCAATGCCCCGGCTGCCCCAACGACCGCTCCTGCCGTGACGCAGGCGAGTATTGCGATCGGTACCTTCGCGTGCAAGACCAGCAGTTGCACCTATGAACTCGGCAGCGCCACGGCGGATACTCTCGCGACGATCCTCGTCGAGACTGGGCGCTTCGCGCTGTACGAACGCGAAAACATGGGTCAGCTCACCGAGGAGAACTTCCTGTCGAACAACGGCGCCTCGCAGAACTTTTCCGGAGCGGACGTCTTGATCTTCGGCTCGATCACGCAGCTGGATGCCGATAACACCGCCAACAACACCTGCTTCCTGATTTTCTGCACCGGCTCGAAGGAAAGCAAGGTCGGCGCTGACCTGCGGATCGTGGACGCCCACACCCGCCGCGTGATCGCTGCCACCCACGTGGAAGGCTCCAGTAACAGCAACGCCACCAGCCTGAATATCTACGGGTTCTCCATGGGCAACGCGAAAAGCAGCGGCGTGCAGACAGCCATGGCCGACATGCTCAAGCAGGCGTCGAATGCCCTGATTCAGCGCATCCCAGCCAGCTACTACCACTGA
- a CDS encoding VWA domain-containing protein, giving the protein MNRLLLIATTLTLLLAACGSTSVTVPTTPAATTGTVNGVRIVDPSTYQLGFTPLSGNDVVTTASLKTATVKSISEGAATATICGQVQTQNVITTAISLDSTGSMADTDPGLLRRAAAQAFVKRMGPQDRAAVLSFDGYTASNLPKGVSYLWQDFTSDQALLNTAVNKATFAGGGTPLYGAIIDASTQVAGVAGANGTVLILTDGDDSGYSATAQNAIDAAKKNGTKVYAIGLDASNTLDFTALEDLTAATGGLFQKATSATDLQGFFDNVYNAFRAQGCVQLNFTQKPAAGTVVTGTMVVTVTAPDRASADIEVRFTVTVR; this is encoded by the coding sequence ATGAACAGACTCCTGCTGATCGCCACCACCCTGACACTCCTGCTCGCGGCGTGCGGATCGACTTCGGTGACGGTGCCGACGACGCCCGCCGCAACGACCGGCACAGTGAACGGTGTGCGGATCGTTGACCCCTCCACCTACCAGTTGGGCTTCACGCCGCTGAGCGGCAACGACGTCGTGACGACCGCCAGCCTGAAAACCGCCACCGTGAAATCCATCAGCGAGGGGGCCGCGACCGCCACCATCTGCGGCCAAGTACAGACCCAGAACGTCATCACGACCGCCATCAGCCTTGACAGCACCGGCAGTATGGCCGACACGGATCCAGGCTTGCTGCGCCGGGCAGCTGCGCAGGCCTTCGTCAAGCGCATGGGACCTCAGGACCGGGCCGCCGTGCTGTCCTTTGACGGATACACCGCATCGAATCTCCCCAAGGGTGTGTCCTATCTGTGGCAGGACTTCACCAGTGATCAGGCGCTCCTGAACACAGCGGTGAACAAGGCGACCTTTGCCGGTGGGGGCACACCGCTCTACGGCGCCATCATCGACGCCAGTACTCAGGTGGCGGGTGTGGCCGGAGCGAACGGCACGGTGCTGATCCTGACCGACGGAGATGACTCCGGCTACAGTGCCACCGCGCAGAACGCCATCGATGCCGCAAAGAAGAACGGCACGAAGGTATACGCGATCGGCCTGGATGCGTCCAACACGCTGGACTTCACGGCGCTTGAAGATCTGACGGCGGCCACCGGCGGGCTGTTCCAGAAGGCGACCAGCGCGACGGATCTGCAGGGCTTCTTCGACAACGTCTACAACGCGTTCCGGGCTCAGGGCTGCGTCCAGCTCAACTTCACACAGAAACCAGCAGCAGGCACGGTAGTGACCGGCACGATGGTCGTGACCGTCACTGCGCCCGACCGCGCGTCCGCAGACATCGAAGTGAGATTCACCGTCACGGTGCGCTGA
- a CDS encoding S9 family peptidase: MTPPIAPRVPVIHREHGLERHDDYHWMKTEGRAGERVLAYLGAENAHLEAVLAPHATLVDELTQELRSHLLEQDEQPPIQQGEWLYFTRTEEGLAHPIFLRRPLERAPGTPVGEQVLLDLNVLKEREGHQNVWVSTAQPSPDGRFWAYLIDTTGQEVFELRVLDTRSGELAEAPLRSLSGWTLAWSADSTQLYYATEDETQRPFRLWRHTLGRPKANDVLLFQEDDPTFRVSLNPAANGQTLLLASSATVTTEWHTMDAHDPEARPRLLLPRERGLESWLEDGGDHWLALTNQGEAPEFRLVRLPKRDGLGWNDAEEILPYDAERYLTGMQLFADHLLLSGREGGFSQLWVLPRTPEGYGPARRVDFPEASHTVYPGRNRVFQTHQARILFGSLTRPTEHLDLDLGTLATTLVKATPVPDYDPESYVSEQRWVDAADGERVPVSVVRRRDTVLPAPTLVYGYGSYGIAIDPAFSAARLPLLDRGWVWAIAHIRGGSELGRRWYDAGRLHHKMNSFTDFITAGEGLISAGVARPGHLAAMGRSAGGLLMGAVINLRPQLFRTVFVGVPFVDVLSTMSDASLPLTTGEYDEWGNPEERGWYDLMASYSPYDNLKAGTYPHLFVSGGLNDPRVAYWEPAKYTAKVRALAQPGSGMVVLKTHMGAGHGGSSGRFDALRETAEEYAFLLAVAEDD; this comes from the coding sequence ATGACGCCTCCAATCGCTCCCCGTGTACCAGTGATCCACCGAGAACATGGCCTGGAGCGCCACGACGACTACCATTGGATGAAAACCGAGGGCCGGGCTGGGGAACGGGTGCTGGCCTACCTCGGTGCTGAGAACGCCCATCTAGAGGCGGTGCTGGCCCCACACGCCACACTGGTGGATGAACTGACACAGGAACTGCGCTCGCACCTTCTTGAGCAGGACGAACAACCGCCCATTCAGCAAGGTGAATGGCTCTACTTCACCCGGACCGAAGAAGGGCTCGCCCATCCGATCTTCCTGCGCCGCCCGCTGGAACGTGCCCCGGGAACGCCCGTCGGAGAACAGGTCCTTCTCGATCTGAATGTCCTGAAAGAGCGGGAAGGTCATCAGAACGTCTGGGTCTCCACTGCCCAGCCCAGTCCGGACGGACGCTTCTGGGCGTACCTGATCGATACCACCGGGCAGGAGGTCTTCGAATTGCGCGTGCTGGACACGAGGAGCGGCGAACTGGCCGAGGCTCCCCTGCGTTCCCTCTCCGGCTGGACCCTGGCCTGGAGCGCCGACAGCACGCAGCTCTACTACGCCACTGAGGATGAGACCCAGCGCCCGTTTCGCCTCTGGCGACACACCCTGGGCCGCCCCAAGGCCAACGACGTCCTCCTATTTCAGGAAGACGACCCCACCTTCCGGGTATCGCTGAACCCTGCCGCCAATGGCCAGACCCTGCTGCTGGCGAGTTCGGCCACCGTCACCACCGAGTGGCACACGATGGACGCCCACGATCCGGAGGCCCGGCCTCGCCTGCTGCTCCCTCGCGAGCGGGGGCTGGAATCGTGGCTGGAAGACGGCGGCGATCACTGGCTGGCGCTCACCAATCAGGGCGAGGCCCCGGAGTTCCGGCTGGTGCGTCTCCCCAAACGGGACGGGCTGGGCTGGAACGACGCCGAGGAGATTCTGCCCTACGACGCCGAGCGCTACCTGACCGGCATGCAGCTCTTCGCCGACCACCTGCTCCTGAGCGGACGTGAGGGCGGATTCTCCCAGCTCTGGGTGCTGCCCCGGACGCCGGAAGGGTACGGCCCTGCCCGGCGGGTGGACTTTCCCGAGGCCAGTCATACCGTCTACCCTGGCCGAAACCGAGTGTTCCAGACACACCAGGCGCGCATTCTGTTTGGCAGCCTGACCCGGCCCACCGAACATCTCGATCTGGACCTCGGCACCCTAGCAACCACCCTGGTCAAGGCCACTCCGGTTCCCGACTACGACCCGGAGTCTTACGTCTCCGAGCAACGCTGGGTCGACGCGGCGGACGGCGAACGAGTCCCGGTCAGCGTGGTACGCCGCAGGGACACGGTGCTGCCCGCGCCCACGCTGGTCTACGGCTACGGCAGCTACGGCATCGCCATTGATCCGGCCTTCAGCGCCGCTCGCCTGCCCCTGCTGGACCGCGGCTGGGTCTGGGCCATCGCCCACATCCGTGGTGGCAGCGAACTGGGCCGACGCTGGTACGACGCTGGACGGCTGCACCATAAGATGAACAGTTTCACCGATTTCATTACCGCTGGAGAAGGCCTGATTTCTGCAGGCGTGGCACGGCCTGGGCACCTGGCCGCGATGGGCCGCAGCGCTGGCGGTCTGCTGATGGGCGCGGTGATCAACCTGCGCCCGCAGTTGTTTCGGACGGTGTTCGTGGGCGTGCCCTTCGTGGACGTCCTGAGCACCATGTCGGACGCCAGTCTGCCGCTGACCACCGGCGAATACGACGAGTGGGGGAACCCGGAAGAACGCGGATGGTATGACCTGATGGCCAGCTACAGTCCCTACGACAATCTCAAAGCGGGTACGTACCCTCACCTGTTCGTCTCGGGAGGGCTGAACGATCCCCGGGTGGCGTACTGGGAACCCGCGAAGTACACAGCGAAAGTGCGGGCACTGGCGCAGCCTGGCAGTGGGATGGTGGTGCTCAAGACCCACATGGGGGCCGGACATGGCGGCAGCAGCGGACGGTTTGATGCGCTGCGCGAAACGGCGGAGGAATACGCTTTCCTGCTGGCAGTCGCAGAAGATGATTGA
- a CDS encoding methyltransferase domain-containing protein yields the protein MLLELAVPNATDDVLDVATGTGNTALALATYVASATGLDVSPKMLDQARLRAEREGFTNVSFQEGTAEHLPFPDASFTLVTSRHAPHHFRDVPAFLKEVHRVLQPGGRFVLADQITPHDELLEWVDFWQRTRDPSHFRQRTVDEWRTLAASTGFHWAAERIVPYRLEFGSWTQMAGSSSEVIETLQQHAQQADATVRKTMGLEFDLQDRVKAHHEPMLVTRWDR from the coding sequence GTGCTGCTTGAACTGGCGGTCCCAAATGCCACCGACGATGTGTTGGATGTTGCGACGGGTACCGGGAATACCGCCCTGGCGCTGGCAACGTATGTTGCTAGCGCCACTGGACTCGACGTTTCACCAAAGATGCTCGACCAGGCACGCCTCCGCGCTGAGCGAGAGGGCTTCACCAACGTGTCATTTCAGGAAGGAACGGCTGAACATCTGCCATTCCCAGACGCGAGCTTCACGCTGGTCACTTCGCGCCACGCGCCCCATCATTTTCGCGATGTTCCAGCGTTCCTGAAGGAAGTTCACCGGGTGCTTCAACCAGGGGGCCGCTTCGTCCTGGCCGATCAGATCACGCCGCACGACGAGTTGCTCGAGTGGGTCGATTTCTGGCAGCGCACGCGTGACCCGTCACATTTCCGTCAGCGGACGGTGGACGAATGGCGAACCTTGGCGGCCAGCACTGGCTTTCACTGGGCCGCTGAGCGCATCGTCCCGTACCGACTGGAATTCGGGTCGTGGACCCAGATGGCGGGCAGCAGTTCGGAGGTGATTGAGACCCTGCAACAACACGCCCAGCAGGCCGACGCGACAGTTCGAAAAACCATGGGATTGGAGTTTGACCTTCAGGACCGGGTGAAGGCCCATCACGAGCCGATGCTGGTTACCCGCTGGGATCGCTGA
- a CDS encoding YbhB/YbcL family Raf kinase inhibitor-like protein: MNRIKLSVAIGLLSTGSGAVAGGASGGQLTLTSSALASQTGFQQAQVLNGLGCSGGNLSPSLSWFGAPVGTKSYAVTLYDPDAPTGSGWWHWVVYNIPSNTTRLAEGAGDVKKNLLPVGAVQGNTDFGQPTYGGPCPPQGDQAHRYILTLYALDVAKLDLPRNATAAFIGFNLHGHTLAKTTLTKKFGR, translated from the coding sequence ATGAACAGAATAAAGTTGAGCGTGGCAATTGGATTGCTAAGCACGGGGAGCGGTGCGGTTGCAGGTGGAGCCTCTGGAGGACAACTGACGCTGACCAGTTCAGCTCTGGCGTCACAAACGGGCTTTCAACAAGCTCAAGTGTTGAATGGCTTGGGGTGTAGTGGTGGCAATCTCTCGCCTTCACTGTCCTGGTTCGGTGCACCTGTGGGAACCAAAAGCTACGCTGTCACCCTCTATGACCCGGACGCACCGACCGGGAGCGGCTGGTGGCACTGGGTGGTGTACAACATTCCCTCAAACACCACGCGTCTCGCTGAGGGTGCGGGAGACGTGAAGAAAAATCTTCTGCCTGTCGGCGCGGTGCAGGGCAACACCGATTTCGGACAGCCTACGTACGGCGGTCCCTGCCCGCCTCAAGGTGACCAGGCTCACCGGTACATCTTGACTCTGTATGCCCTCGACGTGGCGAAACTCGATTTGCCACGGAATGCAACTGCCGCGTTTATTGGCTTCAATCTTCATGGTCATACGCTCGCCAAAACCACGTTGACCAAAAAGTTCGGACGCTAA
- a CDS encoding LysR family transcriptional regulator, with translation MSQLEWYRNFIAVYRASSVSGAAKLRHLSQPAVSQQLAALEAMVGVPLFLRTAKGMQPTARGQALYQQVFDSLDRLERVSRSLRGRDAPGATPLVRLGVPPDYFHAFALERLGNAGFELVVRFGEDRDLLSMLEVGALDAAVTTLKPTAKTLQHRLLAHKHFALIGPPTLELPPANLTPVELGAWLNARPWVSYSQELPNTRRFWQQHLRVRFEAKLSVVVPDLRSVLRAVELGYGLSILPEFLCRESLTAGRVQQVWPVRDLIQGEQWVLAFREVDSDRAEVIEVGDALTVWDDPAP, from the coding sequence ATGTCCCAGTTGGAGTGGTATCGAAACTTCATCGCGGTTTACCGGGCGTCCAGCGTCTCGGGCGCAGCAAAACTGCGACACCTCTCGCAACCTGCAGTGAGTCAGCAACTCGCTGCCCTGGAGGCAATGGTGGGTGTGCCCCTCTTTCTCCGAACAGCGAAAGGCATGCAACCGACAGCCCGTGGACAGGCTCTCTATCAGCAGGTGTTCGATTCGCTGGACAGGTTAGAGCGGGTATCGCGGAGTCTGCGTGGACGCGACGCACCTGGAGCCACTCCACTCGTGCGGCTTGGCGTGCCACCTGACTACTTCCACGCCTTCGCCTTGGAACGTCTGGGAAATGCAGGCTTCGAGTTGGTTGTGCGGTTCGGTGAAGACCGGGACTTACTGTCCATGCTGGAGGTGGGCGCGCTGGACGCAGCTGTGACGACATTGAAACCAACCGCGAAAACCCTGCAACACCGTCTGCTTGCCCATAAACATTTTGCTCTGATTGGCCCCCCTACCCTGGAACTCCCACCCGCGAATTTGACTCCAGTTGAGCTTGGAGCTTGGCTGAACGCCAGGCCTTGGGTCAGTTACAGTCAGGAGCTTCCGAATACCCGGCGTTTCTGGCAGCAACATCTCCGGGTGCGGTTCGAGGCGAAGTTGTCTGTCGTGGTACCAGATTTACGCTCTGTCTTGAGGGCGGTAGAACTGGGCTATGGACTGAGCATCCTGCCCGAGTTCCTGTGCCGAGAGTCCCTGACGGCGGGGCGGGTGCAGCAGGTCTGGCCGGTACGCGACCTGATTCAGGGAGAGCAGTGGGTGCTGGCGTTTCGTGAAGTAGACAGTGACCGTGCCGAAGTGATTGAAGTTGGGGACGCCCTGACCGTATGGGACGATCCTGCGCCATGA
- a CDS encoding ABC transporter substrate-binding protein, which translates to MTHRTALTCTLALLLSTTQALPLAQISQAGVLRLATSADFAPFNSKDGTTLSGFEVDLGNLIAQTLGLKVQWTVAPFDSIFDGLNTEQYDAVIASHAITSTRLKVVDFARPHYCTGGVVLSRRGGPADHKALVNQKVGAESGSTYFAYLKKLPFQKAIQLFPTSDDAIQALAFGKVSAVVTDRFAALAAVKAYPGATLVLGEQLWKEEIGMAVRKGNTTLKAALDSALNTLLENGKYRALSLKYFKQDIRC; encoded by the coding sequence ATGACACACCGCACTGCCCTCACCTGTACGCTGGCCCTGTTGCTGAGCACCACCCAGGCCCTTCCACTGGCACAGATCAGCCAGGCGGGGGTGCTCCGCCTCGCCACCAGTGCGGACTTCGCCCCCTTCAACAGCAAAGATGGCACCACACTCAGCGGCTTCGAAGTCGACCTGGGCAACCTGATTGCCCAGACGCTCGGCCTGAAAGTCCAGTGGACAGTGGCGCCCTTCGACAGCATCTTCGATGGTCTGAACACCGAACAATACGACGCCGTGATCGCGTCGCACGCCATCACCAGCACCCGCCTCAAAGTGGTCGACTTCGCTCGGCCGCACTACTGCACCGGCGGGGTGGTCCTGTCTCGCCGTGGCGGCCCAGCAGATCACAAGGCACTCGTGAATCAGAAGGTCGGCGCGGAATCCGGCAGTACCTACTTCGCGTACTTGAAGAAGCTGCCCTTCCAGAAAGCGATTCAGTTGTTTCCCACTTCGGATGACGCTATTCAGGCGCTGGCGTTCGGGAAGGTCAGCGCGGTGGTCACCGACCGCTTTGCAGCGCTGGCAGCCGTCAAAGCATACCCAGGTGCAACGCTGGTGCTGGGCGAGCAGTTGTGGAAGGAAGAGATCGGCATGGCGGTCCGGAAGGGAAACACCACCCTGAAAGCGGCGCTGGACAGTGCCCTGAACACCCTCCTTGAGAATGGCAAATACCGGGCGTTGTCTCTGAAGTACTTCAAGCAGGACATCCGCTGCTGA
- a CDS encoding HU family DNA-binding protein yields MTKKSPANTPSMPVATPVPASAPAEGEKLSKVQLIEQVAQRTSLNKQDAGRAVDAALAAIAEALRDGKTVGLPGLGTLDVRATAARTGVRPGTAEKIQIPAGKKVGFKVATDLKKAL; encoded by the coding sequence ATGACCAAGAAAAGCCCCGCCAACACTCCCAGCATGCCCGTTGCGACGCCCGTTCCTGCCTCAGCCCCTGCGGAAGGGGAAAAGCTCAGCAAGGTGCAGCTGATCGAACAGGTCGCACAGCGCACCTCCCTCAATAAACAAGATGCGGGGCGCGCGGTCGATGCCGCATTGGCCGCGATTGCTGAAGCGCTCAGAGACGGCAAGACGGTTGGCTTACCCGGATTGGGCACCCTGGACGTCCGCGCCACCGCCGCCCGCACGGGCGTGCGCCCAGGCACCGCCGAGAAGATTCAGATCCCTGCAGGCAAGAAGGTTGGCTTCAAAGTCGCCACCGATCTCAAAAAAGCCCTCTAA